A section of the Natronolimnobius sp. AArcel1 genome encodes:
- a CDS encoding DUF4157 domain-containing protein has translation MPGQATKLQRLEKACSPQRVQQWADEGMPIGIMGKPVDMDAFRERQADQPAEVPQDIERQNAASVQRSREAQHDTAPAGDAGAPDSVRELISSPGRALDGDIQQAMEDRMSDSFGDVRIHTGPKAAQACEQIDARAFTVGNHIAFNAGEYDPTSPDGQFLLAHELTHVRQQTGAAISMMPQQDAALFEIDPDPQLEREADEAAAAALQGDEPLVVNRMGSEMHIQRMPEAESLEQAHMEAEERFSDSVSADPEVLAKEVEQIKANQGELFDAIKGDTAWRGRLGKAAGKGAIGTAGGLVGAAVGTMIAPGVGTAGGAVAGQQVLTELVSGIASDVSKAAYDPAFEAGSKAIAEKSADFSAYIEDLIDEKFRKRFDGADYNSHDPLSDKK, from the coding sequence ATGCCGGGTCAGGCGACGAAACTCCAACGCCTCGAGAAGGCTTGTAGCCCCCAGCGCGTGCAGCAGTGGGCCGACGAGGGAATGCCTATCGGGATCATGGGCAAGCCGGTCGATATGGACGCGTTCCGCGAGCGTCAAGCCGACCAGCCGGCCGAAGTACCTCAGGATATTGAACGCCAAAACGCGGCGTCGGTCCAGCGCAGTCGTGAAGCCCAACACGATACCGCCCCTGCTGGTGATGCGGGCGCACCCGACTCAGTCAGAGAGCTCATTTCGTCGCCCGGACGAGCACTCGACGGCGACATTCAGCAGGCGATGGAAGACCGGATGAGCGACTCCTTCGGCGATGTTCGCATCCACACCGGCCCGAAAGCCGCCCAAGCATGCGAGCAAATCGACGCTCGAGCGTTCACAGTCGGGAACCACATCGCGTTCAACGCTGGGGAGTACGATCCCACATCGCCGGATGGGCAGTTCCTGCTCGCACACGAACTCACTCACGTGCGGCAACAGACCGGTGCCGCCATCAGCATGATGCCACAACAGGATGCTGCCCTTTTCGAGATTGATCCTGATCCACAACTCGAGCGTGAGGCTGACGAGGCGGCTGCAGCCGCGTTGCAGGGCGACGAGCCGCTGGTTGTGAATCGGATGGGATCGGAGATGCACATTCAGCGCATGCCCGAGGCCGAGTCGCTCGAGCAGGCCCACATGGAGGCTGAAGAGCGATTCAGTGATAGTGTCTCTGCAGATCCGGAAGTGCTGGCCAAAGAGGTCGAACAGATCAAGGCGAATCAGGGTGAGTTGTTCGACGCTATCAAGGGTGATACCGCTTGGCGAGGCCGGCTTGGGAAGGCCGCTGGAAAAGGTGCCATTGGGACAGCCGGCGGGTTAGTCGGCGCTGCCGTGGGAACGATGATTGCCCCGGGTGTTGGGACTGCTGGCGGTGCTGTTGCCGGCCAGCAGGTCCTCACCGAACTCGTGTCGGGAATCGCCAGTGACGTCTCGAAAGCCGCCTACGATCCAGCCTTCGAGGCCGGGTCGAAAGCGATCGCTGAGAAATCGGCCGACTTCAGCGCCTACATTGAGGACCTCATCGACGAAAAGTTCCGCAAACGCTTCGATGGGGCGG